In the genome of Schistocerca piceifrons isolate TAMUIC-IGC-003096 chromosome X, iqSchPice1.1, whole genome shotgun sequence, one region contains:
- the LOC124722562 gene encoding piggyBac transposable element-derived protein 4-like — protein sequence MYVVTHNVIFFLEDEIDDSLSSDEDENDVEGVASNPAAVPYPKDSEWTAVDTYRPLPVNTTPRQILVDIDESSSVLDCSKVFLTDSDVNELKRQTNLYASQTIQKKRRGNNLKPHSVLSSWKPVTISEMRRFLGIIFHMCVSKKPKIADHWSTNPVLSCNFCPHVMSRLRFTQILSCLHLVDNSNQKKPGEDGFHPLYKVLPYYNNLKERCIQAYRPSEKVTIDEGICPFRGRVSFRVYMQNKPHKYGLKVYAVAEASSGYVVNFEVYAGKHIVDNSSSAVILRLLSDSSLLNKGHTVYLDRFYSSPELFQQLAEKGTGAVGTVNKSRKGLPKDLVSAKLKKGEMSFRRKDNVLAMKWKDKRDVYTLSTRHQATFGTHTKRNGSVVLKPLQVLDYNLNKIGVDIGDQRLQYNPFQHRTVKWWRKLYFHLLLMGVSNAFWLYNAVHRKKITITDFITVLAVQLVEDDTLEFIPRNEGTVGRLTKRHFLQHIPATTKKYAARVCHMCSSRSKKQSGKASRKETRYECEQCGVALCLEPCFKIFHTKKQYDSV from the coding sequence atgtatgtagttacacataatgtgatattctttttagaagacgagattgatgacagtttgtcttcagatgaagacgagaatgatgttgaaggtgttgcttcaaatccagcagctgtgccgtatccgaaagacagtgagtggactgcagttgacacctaccgacctctgcctgtcaacacgacacccaggcagatactagtggatattgatgagtcgagttctgtactggattgcagtaaagtgttccttactgacagtgacgtaaatgaactcaagagacagacaaatttgtatgcatcacagacaatacagaagaaaagaagaggaaataatctgaagccccattcagttttgagttcgtggaagccagtgactataagtgagatgaggcgtttcttgggtattattttccacatgtgtgtttcgaaaaagcccaaaattgcggaccattggagcactaatcctgttcttagttgtaacttttgtccccatgtcatgagccgtttgcgtttcactcagatactgtcatgcttgcatcttgttgacaattcaaatcagaaaaaaccaggcgaagatggatttcatccactttacaaagttttgccatattataataatttgaaggagcgatgtatccaggcatatcgtccctcagaaaaagtgacaattgatgaaggaatttgcccatttcgaggtcgtgtgagtttccgtgtttacatgcaaaataagcctcataagtatggactgaaagtatatgctgttgctgaagccagtagtggctatgttgtaaattttgaagtttatgctggtaagcatattgttgacaattcttcgtctgcggttattttgcgattgttgtctgacagcagcttgctgaacaaaggccacactgtgtatttagatcgattttattccagtccagagctatttcagcaactggcagagaaaggcactggagctgttggtactgtgaacaaatccaggaaaggattgcctaaagatttagtatctgctaagctgaaaaagggcgaaatgtcttttcggcgtaaagataatgtattggcaatgaagtggaaagataagagagatgtgtatacattgtctacaaggcatcaagcaacatttggtacgcatactaagagaaatgggtctgtagtattgaaaccacttcaggtacttgattacaacctcaataaaattggagtggatattggagaccaacgcctgcagtacaatccgttccagcacagaactgtgaaatggtggcgaaaattatatttccatttgctgcttatgggagtatcaaatgcattttggctgtacaatgcagtgcacaggaagaaaattacaataacagactttataacagtgcttgcagttcagcttgttgaagacgacacacttgaattcattccaagaaatgaaggaactgtaggtcggctaacaaagagacattttttgcagcacatacctgcaactactaagaagtatgctgctcgtgtgtgtcacatgtgcagttccaggagcaagaaacagagtggcaaggcttctcgcaaagagacacgatacgaatgtgaacagtgtggcgttgcactctgcctggaaccttgctttaaaattttccacactaaaaaacaatatgattctgtgtga